The proteins below come from a single Candidatus Falkowbacteria bacterium genomic window:
- a CDS encoding glycosyltransferase family 2 protein, with the protein MKKVSAVIINYNTPELTERAIVRLLERADESVKEVILIDNGSTERMYIENLADERIRYFANETNLGFAGAANQGMRLAEGEFILLLNSDVIVEAGAVDKLAAYLEQNAQAGIVGPRMAYPDGEFQVSCGRSFSFMSEFIRLSTLYKYLPGGSLLYPNRFNRSLFEHGGQVGWVSGGCLMLRRAVLEQLGELDEKFFFGVEDIDYCSRATESGWQVVYLPKAKVLHYHGFSAGGRRTLERMRWERDNLEYFMGKHWPDRLVERKLVKLMHTLKISILRLFIH; encoded by the coding sequence ATGAAAAAAGTATCAGCAGTAATAATTAATTACAACACGCCGGAACTGACTGAGCGCGCGATCGTGCGTTTGCTTGAGCGTGCCGACGAATCGGTCAAGGAAGTCATCTTGATCGATAACGGCTCGACCGAGAGGATGTATATCGAGAACCTTGCCGACGAGCGCATACGCTACTTCGCCAATGAAACCAACCTCGGCTTTGCTGGGGCCGCCAACCAGGGCATGCGCTTGGCTGAGGGGGAATTTATCCTTTTGCTCAATTCTGACGTAATCGTCGAAGCCGGGGCAGTGGACAAGTTGGCAGCCTATCTTGAACAGAACGCCCAGGCCGGCATCGTCGGGCCACGGATGGCTTATCCTGACGGGGAGTTCCAAGTCAGTTGCGGCCGTTCGTTCAGTTTCATGTCGGAATTCATCCGCTTATCCACGCTTTACAAATATCTGCCGGGCGGCAGCCTGCTATATCCTAACCGTTTCAACCGCTCGCTTTTCGAGCATGGCGGCCAAGTCGGCTGGGTTTCCGGCGGCTGCTTGATGCTCAGACGAGCTGTCTTGGAACAGTTGGGCGAGCTGGACGAGAAATTCTTTTTCGGAGTCGAAGACATCGATTACTGCTCGCGGGCGACCGAGTCCGGTTGGCAGGTGGTTTATCTGCCCAAAGCCAAGGTTCTCCACTACCACGGTTTTTCCGCCGGCGGACGCCGCACGCTCGAGCGTATGCGCTGGGAGCGCGACAATCTCGAGTATTTCATGGGCAAACATTGGCCCGACCGCCTCGTCGAGCGGAAGCTGGTCAAGCTGATGCACACTTTGAAGATTTCCATATTAAGATTATTCATCCATTAA